In Chryseobacterium camelliae, one DNA window encodes the following:
- a CDS encoding DUF1345 domain-containing protein: MQRGIISLLAAALVFFLIFRLNLKPLIILIFCWLAFSVVFLFLDWQVILHRKVDDIRKKARADDGNAFFVFTTIIVASLASMFAIFFLVTSKDKGIQKEIYFLPAVLGAMILSWIMVQTQYIFHYAREYYDEDSSGEKEEIGGLEFPTENKDEIYHPDYMDFAYYSFCMGCTFQVSDVSITSRNLRKITMIHGLLAFFMNTFVVALTINLVAGLNG, translated from the coding sequence TTGCAAAGGGGTATCATCAGTCTTTTGGCTGCTGCGCTGGTTTTCTTTTTGATTTTCAGGCTGAACCTCAAACCGTTAATCATCCTCATTTTTTGCTGGTTAGCATTTTCTGTGGTTTTCCTTTTTCTGGACTGGCAGGTTATTCTCCACAGGAAAGTGGATGACATCCGGAAAAAAGCCAGGGCAGATGACGGAAATGCATTCTTTGTTTTTACCACCATTATTGTTGCCTCTCTGGCAAGCATGTTTGCCATATTTTTCCTGGTTACGTCCAAAGATAAGGGGATACAGAAAGAAATCTATTTCCTCCCGGCTGTTCTCGGCGCTATGATCCTGTCCTGGATCATGGTTCAGACCCAGTATATCTTTCATTATGCACGGGAATATTATGATGAGGATTCTTCCGGGGAAAAAGAGGAAATCGGCGGACTGGAATTTCCAACGGAAAACAAAGACGAAATATACCACCCTGACTACATGGACTTTGCATATTACTCTTTCTGCATGGGCTGTACATTTCAGGTTTCGGATGTGAGCATTACTTCCAGGAATTTAAGAAAAATAACCATGATCCACGGGCTGCTCGCTTTCTTCATGAATACTTTTGTGGTAGCGCTTACCATTAATCTTGTTGCAGGCCTTAATGGTTAA